A section of the Paralichthys olivaceus isolate ysfri-2021 chromosome 16, ASM2471397v2, whole genome shotgun sequence genome encodes:
- the LOC109644187 gene encoding ras-related protein Rab-8A-like, producing the protein MAKTYDYLFKLLLIGDSGVGKTCVLFRFSEDAFNSTFISTIGIDFKIRTIELDGKKIKLQIWDTAGQERFRTITTAYYRGAMGIMLVYDITNEKSFENIKNWIRNIEEHASSDVEKMVLGNKCDINDKRQVSKDRGEKLALEFGIKFMETSAKANINVENAFLTLARDIKSKMDTKLEGNAPQGSSHGVKISEPQKKTSFFRCSLL; encoded by the exons ATGGCGAAGACGTACGATTATTTGTTCAAATTACTGTTAATCGGTGACTCCGGTGTCGGGAAGACCTGCGTCTTGTTCCGGTTTTCAGAGGACGCCTTCAACTCCACGTTCATCTCAACCATAG GCATCGATTTCAAGATCAGGACGATAGAGCTCGACGGCAAGAAGATAAAGTTGCAGATATG GGACACAGCTGGTCAGGAGCGCTTCCGAACAATCACAACTGCCTACTACAGAGGAGCAATG GGCATCATGCTCGTCTATGACATCACCAACGAGAAGTCTTTCGAAAACATCAAGAACTGGATAAGAAATATAGAGGAG cATGCGTCGTCTGATGTCGAAAAGATGGTCCTTGGCAACAAATGTGACATCAACGACAAGCGGCAGGTGTCCAAAGACAGAGGGGAGAAG ctTGCATTAGAATTTGGAATCAAGTTCATGGAGACAAGTGCAAAGGCCAACATCAACGTGGAAAAC GCATTTTTGACACTTGCCAGAGACATCAAATCAAAAATGGACACAAAATTG GAGGGAAATGCGCCGCAGGGGAGCAGTCATGGAGTTAAGATCTCAGAGCCTCAGAAAAAAACCAGCTTCTTCCGCTGTAGCCTACTCTGA